A region of Mesorhizobium sp. AR02 DNA encodes the following proteins:
- a CDS encoding glycine--tRNA ligase subunit alpha, with protein MHPSRSFQGLILTLHNYWAAYGCVILQPYDMEVGAGTFHPATTLRALGPRRWNAAYVQPSRRPKDGRYGENPNRLQHYYQYQVILKPNPPNLQELYLGSLAAIGVDPLLHDIRFVEDDWESPTLGAWGLGWECWCDGMEVSQFTYFQQVCGIECAPVAGELTYGLERLAMYVQGVDNIYDLNFNGREGADKVTYGDVFLQAEQEYSRHNFEYANTAMLLRHFEDAEAECKALLDAGAPASNDNLPMHKMVFPAYDQCIKASHVFNLLDARGVISVTERQGYILRVRNLAKACGEAFLKTQAGGLAA; from the coding sequence ATGCATCCCAGCCGCTCGTTCCAGGGGTTGATCCTGACCTTGCACAATTACTGGGCGGCCTATGGTTGCGTCATTCTCCAGCCCTACGACATGGAGGTCGGCGCCGGCACGTTTCATCCGGCAACCACGCTGCGCGCGCTCGGGCCGCGTCGCTGGAACGCAGCCTATGTCCAGCCCTCGCGCCGTCCCAAGGACGGCCGCTACGGCGAGAACCCGAACCGGCTGCAGCACTATTACCAGTACCAGGTGATCCTGAAGCCGAACCCGCCGAACCTGCAGGAGCTTTATCTCGGCTCGCTGGCGGCAATCGGCGTCGATCCGCTGCTGCACGACATCCGCTTTGTCGAGGACGATTGGGAAAGCCCGACGCTGGGCGCCTGGGGGCTGGGCTGGGAGTGCTGGTGCGACGGCATGGAAGTCTCGCAATTCACCTATTTCCAGCAGGTCTGCGGCATCGAATGCGCGCCGGTGGCGGGCGAACTGACCTACGGGCTGGAGCGGCTGGCCATGTATGTGCAGGGCGTCGACAACATCTACGACCTCAATTTCAACGGCCGCGAGGGCGCCGACAAGGTGACCTATGGCGACGTCTTCCTGCAGGCCGAGCAGGAATATTCGCGCCACAATTTCGAATATGCCAACACGGCGATGCTGCTCAGGCATTTCGAGGATGCCGAAGCCGAGTGCAAGGCGCTGCTCGATGCCGGTGCGCCGGCGTCGAACGACAATCTGCCGATGCACAAGATGGTCTTCCCGGCCTACGACCAGTGCATCAAGGCCAGCCATGTCTTCAACCTGCTCGACGCGCGTGGCGTGATTTCCGTCACCGAGCGGCAGGGCTACATCCTGCGGGTGCGCAATCTGGCGAAGGCCTGCGGCGAGGCGTTTTTGAAGACGCAGGCGGGTGGATTGGCGGCCTGA
- a CDS encoding GNAT family N-acetyltransferase — MPSSIIVRPVTRQDFDRWLPLWDGYNAFYGRSGETALAGEITAMTWSRFFDAYEPVHALVAESGGQLLGLVHYLFHRSTTAIAPNCYLQDLFTTEASRGKGIGRALIEGVYERAQAAGSGRVYWLTHETNQTAMKLYDKVGERSGFVVYRKLF; from the coding sequence ATGCCCAGTTCCATCATCGTCCGCCCGGTCACGCGACAGGATTTCGACCGATGGCTTCCACTGTGGGACGGCTACAACGCATTTTATGGCCGGTCGGGCGAGACGGCACTGGCTGGCGAGATCACAGCGATGACATGGTCGCGCTTCTTCGACGCCTATGAGCCGGTGCATGCGCTGGTGGCCGAAAGCGGCGGACAGCTTCTCGGCCTCGTGCACTATCTCTTTCACCGCAGCACGACGGCGATCGCGCCGAACTGCTATTTGCAAGACCTTTTCACCACGGAGGCTTCGCGTGGAAAAGGCATCGGCCGGGCGCTGATCGAAGGCGTCTATGAGCGCGCCCAGGCCGCCGGCTCGGGCCGGGTGTACTGGCTGACGCACGAGACCAATCAGACCGCGATGAAGCTCTATGACAAGGTCGGCGAACGCTCCGGGTTTGTCGTCTACCGGAAGCTTTTCTAG
- a CDS encoding tetratricopeptide repeat protein has translation MQQGRARWLTRLAIVTGIAISALPAYAKQSTEPVKISSFSGAYLAARIAEGDNDLDSAIAYYKQALAFDPSDTGLQQSLMLSLIAQGRFDESLVYADKLKEVPDVERFSRLALAVDSFHKKDFTKAQYWLKLSLESDLDRLISGVMSGWAEQGAGQASDAMASIDKLQGPDWFGLFKSFHRALIADASNMPEKAEAIYAATLQDTTAGGAAPETWMRNAQAYASFLARKGDKAKAISVLDQAEAFSPGKLEIVALRDRIAKGDKIAPFVSGPSDGASEILLDLATALNRGGGEPFVRLYLQYALALRPDSDAALVQLAAVAEQLKDGEGAIALYRRIPDSSPLKELSDLQLGLNLADLDRHDEAITHLKAFVDAHPNDMRGYLALGGVYSSKDDFRSAANLYDKAVEVLKTPTAANWNIFYQRGIAYERLKEWPNAEPNFRRALELQPDQPQVLNYLGYSWVDMNTNLKEGLAMIQKAVDLRPSDGYIVDSLGWAYFRLGRFDDAVREMERAVSLKPEDPVLNDHLGDAYWRVGRKLEATFQWNQARDLKPDPDVLATLQQKLMKGLPPIESNTAQETPKVKPEPVPAPKG, from the coding sequence ATGCAGCAAGGACGTGCGCGCTGGCTGACAAGGCTGGCAATTGTGACGGGCATAGCGATCTCGGCTCTGCCGGCCTATGCCAAGCAATCCACCGAACCGGTCAAGATCTCGTCGTTCTCGGGCGCCTATCTGGCCGCCCGGATCGCCGAAGGCGACAACGACCTCGACAGCGCCATCGCCTACTACAAGCAGGCCCTGGCCTTCGATCCGAGCGACACCGGGCTGCAGCAGAGCCTGATGCTGTCGCTGATCGCGCAGGGCCGCTTCGACGAATCCCTGGTCTATGCCGACAAGCTCAAGGAAGTGCCTGACGTCGAGCGCTTCTCGCGCCTGGCGCTGGCGGTCGATTCCTTCCACAAGAAGGATTTCACCAAGGCGCAGTACTGGCTCAAGCTGTCGCTGGAATCCGATCTCGACCGGCTGATCTCCGGCGTCATGTCCGGCTGGGCCGAACAGGGTGCCGGCCAGGCCAGCGATGCAATGGCGTCGATCGACAAGCTGCAGGGGCCGGACTGGTTCGGCCTGTTCAAATCCTTCCACCGCGCGCTGATCGCTGACGCCTCCAACATGCCCGAAAAGGCCGAGGCGATCTACGCCGCAACGCTGCAGGACACCACCGCTGGCGGTGCCGCGCCCGAGACCTGGATGCGCAATGCCCAGGCCTATGCCTCGTTCCTGGCCCGCAAGGGCGACAAGGCCAAGGCGATATCGGTGCTCGACCAGGCCGAGGCGTTTTCGCCGGGCAAGCTCGAAATCGTCGCCTTGCGCGACAGGATCGCCAAGGGCGACAAGATCGCGCCCTTCGTCTCCGGTCCGTCGGACGGCGCTTCCGAAATCCTGCTCGATCTCGCCACCGCGCTCAACCGTGGCGGCGGCGAACCGTTCGTCCGCCTTTACCTGCAATATGCGCTCGCCCTGCGGCCTGACAGCGACGCGGCCCTCGTGCAGCTCGCCGCCGTCGCCGAGCAGCTGAAGGACGGCGAGGGCGCCATTGCGCTCTATCGGCGCATCCCTGATTCTTCGCCGCTGAAGGAGCTTTCGGACCTGCAGCTTGGCCTCAACCTTGCCGATCTCGACCGCCATGACGAGGCGATCACCCATCTGAAGGCCTTCGTCGACGCCCATCCCAACGACATGCGCGGCTATCTGGCGCTTGGCGGGGTCTATTCGTCGAAGGATGATTTCCGTTCGGCCGCCAATCTCTACGACAAGGCCGTCGAGGTGCTGAAGACCCCGACCGCGGCCAACTGGAACATCTTCTATCAGCGCGGCATCGCCTATGAGCGCCTGAAGGAATGGCCGAACGCCGAGCCGAATTTCCGCAGGGCGCTGGAACTGCAGCCGGACCAGCCGCAGGTGCTGAACTATCTCGGCTATTCCTGGGTCGACATGAACACCAACCTCAAGGAAGGCCTGGCGATGATCCAGAAGGCCGTCGACCTCAGGCCGAGCGACGGTTACATCGTCGATTCGCTGGGTTGGGCCTATTTCCGGCTCGGCAGGTTCGACGACGCGGTGCGCGAAATGGAACGCGCCGTATCGCTGAAGCCGGAAGATCCGGTTCTCAACGACCATCTCGGCGACGCCTACTGGCGCGTCGGCCGCAAGCTGGAAGCCACCTTCCAGTGGAACCAAGCGCGCGACCTGAAGCCCGATCCCGATGTGCTGGCCACCTTGCAGCAGAAGCTGATGAAGGGCCTGCCGCCGATCGAGTCCAACACGGCGCAGGAAACCCCCAAGGTCAAGCCCGAGCCGGTGCCTGCCCCGAAGGGGTGA
- a CDS encoding DUF1284 domain-containing protein, producing the protein MTIRLRTHHLLCLLTYVGKGYSPAFTANYDGIAERLSRGEDILLVSGPDDICAPLVDEPEPHCLNESVIERDRLAARDVGDLLALPIQAGVRLDLDAAILARMRQAFSVGGVRKACDGCEWNELCSAIAAGGFPDTKVQRSVTLEERRP; encoded by the coding sequence GTGACGATCAGGCTGCGCACCCATCACCTCCTTTGCCTGCTCACCTATGTGGGCAAGGGATACAGCCCCGCCTTCACCGCCAATTATGACGGGATCGCGGAGCGCCTGAGCCGGGGCGAGGACATCCTCCTCGTTTCCGGTCCGGACGACATCTGCGCGCCTTTGGTTGATGAGCCGGAACCGCATTGTCTCAACGAGAGCGTCATCGAACGGGATCGGCTTGCCGCACGCGATGTCGGGGATCTGCTGGCCTTGCCAATCCAGGCCGGCGTCCGCCTCGATCTCGACGCGGCAATCCTGGCTCGGATGCGACAGGCGTTTTCTGTTGGTGGCGTGCGCAAGGCGTGCGACGGCTGCGAATGGAACGAGCTGTGCAGCGCGATAGCGGCTGGTGGCTTTCCCGATACGAAGGTGCAGCGATCCGTCACGCTGGAAGAGCGCAGACCTTGA
- a CDS encoding biotin transporter BioY, whose protein sequence is MTDIAFTSSKPSFSPLRLQDRSLAWQVGAVVLGTLFLALSSYIEVPMVPVPVTMQTFAVTLIGALYGWRLGAVTIAAWLVEGAAGFPVLAGGAAGVAHFVGPTGGYLFAFPVTGALVGWLAERGWNGNRVLLAFAAMLLGNLACLVLGTAWLAVMIGTEKAITFGFLPFIVGGLLKSALGAATLMALRGGKAKPANP, encoded by the coding sequence ATGACAGACATCGCATTCACGTCCAGCAAGCCGTCCTTCAGCCCGCTCCGGCTGCAGGATCGCTCCCTCGCCTGGCAGGTCGGCGCCGTCGTGCTCGGCACGCTGTTCCTGGCGCTGTCGTCCTACATCGAAGTGCCGATGGTGCCGGTTCCCGTGACCATGCAGACCTTCGCCGTAACGCTCATTGGCGCGCTCTATGGCTGGCGGCTTGGCGCGGTCACCATCGCGGCCTGGCTTGTCGAAGGTGCTGCCGGCTTTCCGGTGCTGGCTGGCGGCGCTGCCGGCGTAGCGCATTTCGTCGGACCGACCGGCGGCTACCTCTTCGCCTTCCCGGTCACCGGCGCGCTGGTCGGCTGGCTGGCCGAGCGCGGCTGGAACGGCAACAGGGTGCTGCTTGCCTTCGCCGCCATGCTGCTCGGCAATCTTGCCTGCCTGGTGCTCGGCACGGCATGGCTTGCTGTCATGATTGGCACTGAGAAGGCCATTACCTTCGGCTTCCTGCCGTTCATCGTCGGCGGTTTGCTGAAGTCGGCACTTGGTGCCGCGACACTCATGGCGCTTCGCGGCGGCAAGGCGAAGCCGGCCAATCCGTGA